In Aureibaculum algae, the following are encoded in one genomic region:
- a CDS encoding undecaprenyl-phosphate glucose phosphotransferase, translating into MPLRKYRYSYLIRPLFVLIDILIIIGVVFYISDPEFFNPYFLTYIILFWLIIAFNTNFYQVFRFTKTFRVFKLLFIQFALFFLGYFTYFGVFKEGVVVHNQLLVLSTIIGSISLFKLISFYTLKKYRLSGKNYRRIVIIGYDDTSKRVIELFNKKSSLGYRFIGFFSDKYYKKEAYLGKLNDSFNYILTNNIDQIYCTLSNLNRDDVKEFTKFAARNNIIIKLIPDSNELYSKSLGAEYYDNLLVLNVKKLPFEILDNRYIKRTFDIIFSFLIIILVMSWLTPLLWIIVKLESKGPLFFKQEREGKEGEQFVCYKFRSMKINNLSDKIHATKNDARVTRSGFFLRKTSIDELPQFFNVLKGEMSVVGPRPHMSSLSLAYQKEIDSYVQRFSVKPGITGLAQVSGYRGEVRKKSDIKNRIRLDIFYIENWSFLLDIKIIIQTILNVFKGEEKAY; encoded by the coding sequence ATGCCATTAAGAAAATATAGATATTCATATTTAATAAGGCCTCTATTCGTCTTGATTGATATACTCATTATCATTGGAGTAGTTTTCTATATATCTGACCCTGAATTTTTCAATCCTTATTTTCTTACATATATCATTCTTTTTTGGCTAATTATTGCCTTCAACACTAACTTTTACCAAGTCTTTCGTTTTACCAAGACATTTAGAGTGTTTAAGTTACTATTTATTCAGTTTGCCTTATTCTTTTTGGGCTATTTTACCTATTTCGGTGTTTTTAAAGAAGGCGTCGTTGTTCATAATCAACTGTTAGTCCTTTCAACAATCATTGGAAGCATAAGCTTATTTAAACTTATTTCATTTTATACCCTAAAAAAATATCGATTAAGTGGTAAAAATTATAGAAGGATTGTAATTATTGGATATGACGACACCTCTAAAAGGGTAATTGAATTATTCAATAAAAAATCAAGTTTAGGATATCGATTTATAGGTTTTTTTTCGGATAAATATTATAAAAAGGAAGCTTATTTAGGCAAGTTAAATGATAGCTTCAATTATATACTCACTAATAATATTGATCAGATTTACTGTACACTTTCTAACCTAAATAGGGATGACGTCAAAGAGTTTACCAAATTTGCTGCTAGAAATAATATTATCATCAAATTAATTCCAGACTCTAATGAATTGTACAGCAAAAGTTTAGGAGCTGAATATTATGATAATCTACTCGTTTTAAATGTTAAGAAATTACCCTTCGAAATTCTTGATAATCGGTATATAAAAAGAACTTTTGATATTATTTTTTCTTTTTTAATTATTATTTTAGTCATGTCTTGGTTAACACCACTGTTATGGATAATAGTAAAATTAGAATCTAAAGGACCATTATTTTTCAAACAAGAAAGAGAAGGCAAGGAAGGAGAGCAATTTGTTTGTTATAAATTTAGGTCAATGAAGATAAATAATTTGTCTGATAAAATTCATGCTACTAAAAATGATGCTCGGGTAACACGTAGCGGTTTTTTTTTAAGAAAAACTAGTATCGACGAACTTCCTCAATTTTTCAATGTGTTAAAAGGTGAGATGAGTGTCGTTGGACCAAGACCTCATATGAGCAGTTTATCATTAGCATATCAAAAGGAAATAGACAGTTATGTTCAACGATTTTCTGTTAAACCAGGTATTACTGGCTTAGCTCAAGTTAGTGGATATAGAGGTGAGGTACGAAAAAAATCAGATATAAAAAATAGAATTAGACTAGATATTTTCTATATTGAAAATTGGTCATTTTTACTTGATATAAAAATAATAATACAAACAATATTAAATGTTTTTAAAGGCGAAGAAAAAGCATATTAA
- a CDS encoding 3'-5' exonuclease encodes MLNKIKLENILFLDIETVPEVATFAELSDLKKELFAKKTEYQRKNEISVEDFYDRAGIWAEFGKIICISVGYFVDLDGNRNFRLTSFSGDEKQLLIDFKQLLDNHFNKDHHLLCAHNGKEFDFPYIARRMIINSVPLPSKLNLFGKKPWEVAHLDTLELWKFGDYKHYTSLNLLTNILGIPSPKQDIDGSQVANVFYEEHDLDRIVKYCERDTLAVAQLLLRFNNLELLQEDEIVTIPSS; translated from the coding sequence ATGCTCAATAAAATAAAATTAGAGAATATCTTATTCCTGGATATAGAAACGGTTCCAGAAGTAGCTACTTTTGCCGAGCTTTCTGATCTAAAAAAAGAATTATTTGCTAAAAAGACAGAATATCAGCGTAAAAATGAAATTTCTGTTGAAGATTTTTACGACCGGGCAGGAATTTGGGCCGAATTTGGAAAAATAATCTGCATTTCTGTTGGGTATTTTGTCGATTTAGACGGAAATAGAAACTTTAGACTTACTTCTTTTTCAGGAGATGAAAAACAACTTTTAATTGATTTTAAACAGCTATTAGATAACCATTTCAATAAAGATCATCACTTACTGTGTGCACATAACGGCAAAGAATTTGACTTTCCGTACATAGCACGTCGTATGATTATCAACAGTGTACCTCTACCTTCAAAACTAAATTTATTTGGTAAAAAACCATGGGAAGTTGCTCATTTAGACACTTTGGAATTATGGAAGTTTGGCGATTACAAACACTATACTTCATTAAATTTATTAACTAATATTTTAGGAATTCCATCACCAAAGCAAGATATTGACGGCAGCCAAGTAGCTAACGTTTTTTATGAGGAACATGATTTAGATCGGATTGTTAAATATTGCGAGCGAGATACGCTCGCCGTAGCCCAATTATTATTACGTTTTAACAATTTAGAATTACTACAAGAGGATGAGATTGTTACTATTCCATCTTCATAG
- a CDS encoding sensor histidine kinase — protein sequence MKKTYKFAFKSSLYITVFAFSVALILTYALTHHVNYNLALLTALSIFIFSFVVIQYRVEYFIYNRIKNIYDDVSVSKIENLDRGSVTTNMETLSKQVKKFAEDKLLEIEMLEIREEYRREFLGNVSHELKTPLFTVQGYLLTLSGGAINDKLIRDKYLNRANIGLERLVSIVEDLDMINQLESGNLNLSLKQFDIVKLIRNVFELLDFQAKKRNITLQFDKVYDTPILIQGDRKRIEQVVINLIENSIKYGKMKSQNTVSIKNYSDSQFIVHMKDEGEGIPERNLSRIFERFYRIEQSRSREQGGSGLGLSIVKHIIEAHHQKVFAKSEVGKGSTFSFTLEKFK from the coding sequence TTGAAAAAAACATATAAATTCGCTTTTAAGTCTTCATTATACATTACGGTTTTTGCGTTTTCGGTGGCATTAATACTTACGTATGCATTAACACATCATGTGAATTATAATCTCGCGTTATTAACAGCACTTTCTATTTTTATTTTTTCATTTGTTGTAATTCAATATAGGGTAGAGTATTTTATTTATAATAGAATTAAAAACATTTATGATGATGTTTCTGTGTCTAAAATTGAAAATTTAGATAGAGGAAGTGTTACTACCAATATGGAAACACTTTCTAAACAGGTAAAAAAATTTGCAGAAGATAAACTCTTAGAAATTGAAATGCTTGAGATAAGAGAAGAATATAGACGAGAGTTTTTAGGTAATGTATCACATGAATTAAAAACACCCTTATTTACTGTGCAAGGCTATCTGTTAACCTTGTCAGGTGGTGCTATAAATGATAAATTAATTAGAGATAAATATTTAAATAGAGCTAATATTGGATTAGAAAGATTGGTGAGTATCGTTGAGGATTTAGATATGATAAATCAACTAGAATCGGGTAATTTAAATTTATCATTAAAACAGTTTGATATTGTCAAATTAATTCGAAATGTGTTTGAATTACTGGATTTTCAGGCTAAAAAACGCAATATTACATTGCAATTTGATAAAGTTTATGATACCCCTATTTTGATTCAGGGAGATAGAAAAAGAATAGAACAAGTAGTCATCAATTTAATTGAAAATTCCATTAAATATGGTAAGATGAAGAGTCAGAATACGGTAAGTATTAAAAATTATTCCGATTCTCAATTTATTGTCCATATGAAAGATGAAGGAGAAGGCATTCCTGAACGTAATCTATCAAGAATATTTGAGCGTTTTTATAGAATTGAACAAAGTAGATCTAGAGAACAAGGAGGCTCAGGATTAGGTTTGTCTATTGTAAAGCATATTATTGAAGCACATCATCAAAAAGTATTTGCAAAAAGTGAAGTAGGTAAAGGCTCCACCTTTTCATTTACGCTAGAAAAGTTTAAATAG
- a CDS encoding glycosyltransferase codes for MPLKHSKKILVAPLNWGLGHASRCIPIINALIERNFTPIIASDGAALTLLQKEYPELKFYELQSYNITYSKSNFQKLQLLLGSPSVIKASLSEQKATQKIHKKEGLSGIISDNRFGVRLSEIPSIYISHQINVLSGSTTLITSKIHQNIIAKFDECWVPDRVDSHLSGNLSSTKNSKLNIKFIGPISRFEKKPSHIKYDLLILLSGAEPQRGILEKRLIYELKNYPKKVLFVRGVFNAVKLPQIAENITMVNFMLSIELQQAINESEVVLARSGYTTILDLTKLDKKAFFIPTPGQHEQEYLAERMAELNLAPYAKQEDFKIEMLNSVTDFNGLKNICASETIPSTLFKLF; via the coding sequence ATGCCACTAAAACATTCAAAAAAAATTTTGGTTGCACCCTTAAATTGGGGCTTAGGTCATGCAAGTCGCTGTATTCCAATTATTAATGCTTTAATTGAAAGAAATTTCACACCTATCATTGCCAGTGATGGTGCAGCTTTAACATTGCTTCAAAAGGAATATCCCGAATTAAAATTTTACGAATTACAAAGTTATAATATTACATACAGCAAAAGTAATTTTCAAAAACTACAACTACTGTTAGGAAGTCCCAGTGTTATAAAAGCCAGTTTATCTGAACAAAAAGCAACTCAAAAAATTCATAAAAAGGAAGGGTTATCTGGTATTATTTCTGACAATAGATTTGGAGTTCGTTTATCAGAAATTCCATCTATTTATATTTCACATCAAATTAATGTACTTTCAGGTAGTACAACTTTAATAACCTCCAAAATACATCAAAATATTATAGCCAAGTTTGATGAATGTTGGGTTCCTGACCGTGTAGACTCGCATCTTTCAGGTAACTTATCTTCTACAAAAAATAGTAAATTAAATATCAAATTTATTGGCCCAATAAGTCGGTTTGAAAAAAAACCTTCTCATATAAAATATGATCTATTGATTCTTTTATCTGGTGCTGAACCACAACGAGGCATTTTAGAAAAACGCCTCATTTATGAACTTAAAAACTATCCAAAAAAAGTACTGTTTGTAAGAGGTGTTTTTAACGCTGTTAAATTACCTCAAATTGCAGAAAACATAACTATGGTTAACTTTATGCTCAGCATCGAATTACAGCAGGCTATAAACGAAAGTGAAGTGGTTTTAGCAAGATCAGGATATACGACTATCTTAGATTTAACAAAATTAGATAAGAAAGCCTTTTTTATTCCTACGCCAGGGCAACATGAACAAGAATACTTAGCAGAAAGAATGGCTGAATTAAATTTAGCTCCCTATGCAAAACAAGAAGATTTTAAAATCGAAATGCTTAATAGCGTCACTGATTTTAATGGACTAAAAAATATTTGTGCATCGGAAACAATACCCTCCACTCTATTTAAACTTTTCTAG
- a CDS encoding T9SS type A sorting domain-containing protein has translation MKKNYFFLILLLVTTCFYGQIADDNESSQNSAVQKTKEIKDFKIFPNPVVNGKLYIHTFNNADKKVQLFNILGKEVLNITLRGKELNVSKFDSGVYILKVFEKGSTSIRKLVVK, from the coding sequence ATGAAAAAAAATTACTTTTTTTTAATATTATTATTGGTAACTACTTGTTTCTATGGGCAAATTGCTGATGATAACGAATCATCACAAAATAGTGCTGTTCAAAAAACAAAAGAAATTAAGGATTTCAAAATTTTCCCTAACCCTGTTGTTAATGGAAAATTATATATACACACGTTTAATAATGCCGACAAAAAAGTTCAACTTTTCAACATTTTAGGGAAAGAGGTGCTAAATATTACCCTAAGAGGCAAAGAATTGAATGTATCTAAATTTGATTCTGGTGTTTATATACTCAAAGTATTTGAAAAAGGAAGTACTTCAATTCGCAAATTGGTTGTCAAATAA
- a CDS encoding glycosyltransferase — translation MADKSILNNKVITATIVLYEENFDELSKTIASFLATPFSKKLFLVDNSKTDVLKDKFKDPDIEYLFVGENIGFGKGHNRILDKIKNYSTYHLVLNPDVVFKSTLIPELINNFKKNDKLALIAPKAIFPNGEHQYTSRRYPTISELSVRRLPFLKAFFPQIIKKGEYRDRDLSQAFNPDFIHGCFLLFKTDAFVDLKGFDERYFLYMEDVDICKKMDQQGMKKLYNPDVEIIHVLKKKSLKNFKLFTYHTISVFQYFYKWHIKK, via the coding sequence ATGGCAGACAAAAGCATATTAAATAATAAAGTAATTACGGCTACTATTGTTTTGTACGAAGAAAATTTTGATGAACTGTCTAAAACTATTGCTAGTTTTTTAGCTACGCCGTTTTCAAAAAAACTATTTTTAGTAGATAACTCAAAAACAGACGTATTAAAAGATAAATTTAAAGATCCTGATATTGAATATCTATTTGTAGGAGAAAATATTGGATTTGGGAAAGGACATAATAGAATTCTTGACAAAATTAAAAATTACTCAACCTATCATTTAGTATTAAATCCCGATGTGGTTTTTAAATCAACATTAATTCCGGAGCTCATCAACAATTTTAAAAAAAATGATAAATTAGCCCTAATCGCACCAAAAGCAATTTTTCCAAATGGAGAGCATCAATATACGAGTAGAAGATATCCAACAATTTCTGAATTATCGGTAAGAAGATTACCATTTTTAAAGGCTTTTTTTCCTCAAATCATCAAAAAAGGGGAATACAGAGACAGAGATTTATCTCAAGCTTTTAATCCCGATTTTATACACGGTTGTTTTCTCTTATTTAAGACAGACGCCTTTGTTGATCTGAAAGGATTTGATGAAAGATACTTTTTATACATGGAAGATGTTGATATTTGCAAAAAAATGGACCAACAGGGCATGAAAAAATTATATAATCCTGATGTTGAGATTATTCACGTATTAAAAAAGAAATCTTTAAAAAACTTTAAGCTGTTTACCTATCATACTATTTCAGTATTTCAGTACTTTTACAAATGGCATATTAAAAAATAA
- the purD gene encoding phosphoribosylamine--glycine ligase has translation MNILILGSGGREHAFALKLSESKKINQLFVAPGNAGTDSIAKNIAIDPTDFNAVKRLVLAEAIHMVIVGPEAPLVAGVHDFFLADVDLKDIPVIGPKKDGAMLEGSKDFSKIFMEKHGIPTAKYKSFTKDNLEDGKCFLETLSPPYVLKADGLAGGKGVLILNSLEEAKSELADMLTNQKFGEASNTVVIEEFLDGIELSVFVLTDGKSYKVLPSAKDYKRIGEGDTGLNTGGMGAISPVPFASDDFLNKVEERVVKPTINGLQKDGIDYRGFIFIGLMNIKGDPFVVEYNVRMGDPETEVVLPRLESDLLELFEGVANQNLHEKSFSLKSQTATTVMLVAGGYPEAYEKGKEITGLENVTESIVFHAGTTTKNGKTITNGGRVMAVTSLGDTIEETLKKSYDSINKIHFEDMNYRKDIGFDLI, from the coding sequence ATGAACATTTTAATTTTAGGTTCCGGCGGAAGAGAACATGCTTTTGCCTTAAAACTTTCAGAGAGTAAAAAAATAAATCAGCTTTTTGTTGCACCAGGTAATGCGGGTACTGACTCTATCGCAAAAAATATTGCTATAGATCCGACCGATTTTAATGCTGTAAAAAGATTGGTTTTAGCCGAAGCTATTCATATGGTAATTGTAGGTCCAGAAGCTCCTTTAGTCGCTGGAGTTCACGATTTTTTCTTAGCTGATGTTGACTTAAAAGATATACCTGTAATTGGTCCTAAAAAGGACGGGGCTATGCTCGAGGGAAGTAAAGACTTCTCTAAAATATTCATGGAAAAACACGGTATTCCTACTGCTAAATATAAATCTTTCACCAAAGATAATTTAGAAGATGGTAAATGTTTCTTAGAAACTTTAAGTCCTCCATACGTTTTAAAAGCGGATGGATTGGCCGGCGGTAAAGGCGTACTAATTTTAAATTCATTAGAAGAAGCAAAATCGGAACTTGCTGATATGCTAACCAATCAAAAGTTTGGTGAAGCCTCTAATACAGTTGTTATTGAAGAATTTTTAGACGGAATTGAATTATCTGTTTTTGTATTGACTGACGGAAAAAGTTATAAAGTACTGCCCTCAGCTAAAGATTATAAACGAATTGGAGAAGGAGACACAGGTTTGAATACTGGTGGTATGGGTGCTATTTCACCTGTTCCTTTTGCAAGTGATGACTTTTTAAATAAAGTTGAAGAACGCGTTGTGAAACCTACCATAAATGGACTTCAAAAAGACGGAATTGATTATCGCGGTTTCATATTTATCGGTTTAATGAATATTAAAGGTGATCCTTTTGTGGTTGAATATAATGTTAGAATGGGTGACCCAGAAACAGAAGTAGTTTTACCAAGGTTAGAATCTGATCTTTTAGAATTATTTGAAGGTGTAGCAAACCAAAATTTGCACGAAAAATCATTTTCTTTAAAATCACAAACAGCAACAACAGTAATGTTAGTTGCAGGTGGTTATCCTGAAGCATATGAAAAAGGCAAAGAAATAACTGGGTTAGAAAACGTAACTGAATCTATTGTTTTTCATGCGGGTACAACAACTAAAAATGGTAAAACCATTACCAATGGAGGAAGAGTTATGGCTGTAACATCTTTAGGAGATACAATTGAAGAAACTCTGAAAAAATCATATGATAGTATAAATAAGATTCATTTTGAAGACATGAATTATAGAAAAGATATTGGGTTCGACTTGATTTAA
- a CDS encoding glycosyltransferase, which produces MKVAIIHYWFVTRRGGEKVVESLLKIYPDADIYTLFYDKNKYGNSLVNQTIYTSILNIPFLKKRYQKVFPLYPLGIKSLKLKRKYDLIISSESGPAKGIHIGNNTPHICYIHSPMRYCWSHKETYVNAVSPILRPLLSFFLNRLKNYDKSTIDNVNLYLSNSKNVANRVKKYYQKDSEVVYPPIADVLFTKPLPTDTEKDIFLSFGAITPYKRIDLLIDVFNKNGKQLVIIGDGSEKLKLEKKANKNITFKGNLAWEEIEYFFARSKALLFPGEEDFGMIPLEVMAYGIPVIAYKKGGALETIIENRNNIKESSGLFFDNQKIEAIEETIKFFEKEHQNFNPIWIRNHAKKFSEEIFISNIKKQIKKFENK; this is translated from the coding sequence ATGAAAGTAGCCATAATACATTATTGGTTTGTTACACGCCGAGGTGGTGAAAAAGTGGTAGAATCACTTTTAAAAATTTATCCAGACGCTGATATATATACTTTATTTTACGATAAAAATAAATATGGTAATTCTTTAGTTAATCAAACCATATATACCTCCATCTTAAACATTCCTTTTTTAAAAAAACGATATCAAAAAGTATTTCCCTTGTACCCTTTGGGTATTAAATCTCTAAAACTTAAAAGAAAATATGACTTAATAATTTCTTCTGAATCAGGACCCGCTAAAGGTATTCATATCGGCAACAACACACCTCATATATGTTACATTCACTCTCCAATGCGTTATTGTTGGAGCCATAAAGAAACCTATGTTAACGCAGTAAGTCCGATACTTAGACCATTATTGAGTTTTTTTCTTAATAGGCTTAAAAACTATGATAAATCAACAATAGATAACGTAAATTTGTATTTGTCAAATTCGAAAAACGTAGCTAATCGTGTAAAAAAATACTATCAAAAGGATTCTGAAGTAGTTTATCCTCCGATTGCCGATGTTTTATTTACAAAACCATTACCTACAGACACTGAAAAAGATATATTTTTAAGTTTTGGTGCTATAACACCTTATAAGAGAATAGATTTACTGATTGATGTTTTTAACAAAAATGGAAAACAATTAGTAATTATTGGTGACGGGTCTGAAAAGTTAAAGTTGGAAAAAAAAGCTAATAAAAATATAACATTTAAGGGAAATCTCGCTTGGGAAGAAATTGAATACTTCTTCGCACGATCAAAAGCATTATTATTTCCTGGAGAAGAAGATTTTGGAATGATTCCGTTAGAGGTAATGGCATATGGAATTCCGGTAATAGCATATAAAAAAGGAGGAGCATTAGAAACCATTATAGAAAACCGTAATAATATAAAAGAATCATCAGGTCTGTTTTTTGACAATCAAAAAATAGAAGCAATAGAAGAAACTATAAAATTTTTTGAAAAGGAGCATCAAAACTTTAATCCGATTTGGATTAGAAATCATGCAAAAAAATTTAGTGAAGAAATATTTATATCTAATATAAAAAAACAAATAAAAAAATTCGAAAATAAATAA
- a CDS encoding response regulator transcription factor encodes MKKKNIKVLLVDDEPDVLEIVGYNLKNEGYQIFTATNGLEAIEKAREIIPHLILLDVMMPKMDGVEACQKIRKIDKLQDVIVAFFTARGEDYSQLAGFDAGADDYITKPVKPKVLVSKVNSLLRRVRHNEEGVNTIMTIGDIIINREEYFVQKDNTKIILPRKEFELMALLASKPNKVFERDVILKNVWGNDVIVGGRTIDVHIRRLREKVGEKYFKTVKGVGYKFSTN; translated from the coding sequence ATGAAGAAAAAAAATATAAAAGTACTGTTGGTTGATGATGAACCTGATGTATTAGAGATAGTGGGTTATAATTTGAAAAATGAAGGTTATCAAATATTTACAGCGACCAACGGGCTGGAAGCCATAGAAAAAGCAAGAGAGATTATTCCACATTTAATTCTATTAGATGTTATGATGCCAAAAATGGATGGTGTAGAGGCCTGTCAAAAAATCAGAAAAATAGATAAGCTACAAGACGTTATTGTCGCTTTTTTTACAGCAAGAGGTGAAGATTACTCGCAACTTGCAGGTTTCGATGCTGGTGCCGATGACTATATTACCAAACCCGTAAAACCAAAAGTTTTAGTGAGCAAGGTAAATTCTCTTTTAAGACGTGTAAGGCATAACGAAGAAGGAGTAAATACTATAATGACAATTGGAGACATTATCATTAATCGTGAAGAGTATTTTGTTCAAAAAGATAATACTAAAATAATATTGCCACGTAAAGAGTTTGAATTGATGGCATTATTGGCTTCTAAACCAAATAAAGTTTTTGAACGCGATGTTATTTTGAAAAATGTTTGGGGTAATGATGTAATTGTTGGAGGTAGAACTATAGATGTTCATATTAGAAGACTCAGAGAAAAAGTGGGTGAAAAGTATTTTAAAACAGTTAAAGGGGTTGGCTATAAATTTTCTACAAATTGA
- a CDS encoding ABC-F family ATP-binding cassette domain-containing protein: protein MNYLSVENISKSYGERVLFEDISFGINKDQKIAFVAKNGTGKTSILNIITGNDTPDTGQVVSRKDLRIAYLSQTDELNEEQTIEEAIFSSDNPILKVIHQYENALKNPDDSEAYQKAFDLMDQHQAWDFETQYNQILFKLKLEDLSIKVSNLSGGQRKRLSLAIILISKPDLLILDEPTNHLDLEMIEWLENYFKKEKITLFMVTHDRYFLERVCNEIIELDEGQLYTYKGNYSYYLEKKEERIAIEQTTVGKAKNLFKKELDWMRRQPKARTTKSKSRIDDFYQIKEKASQRRNDHKVQLEISMERLGSKILELHNISKAFDDKVVLDKFEYVFKRGERIGIIGKNGTGKSTFLNMITGKMPVDSGKVILGETVKFGYYTQSGIHVKEGQKVIEVIKEFGEYIPLAKGQKISAGGLLERFLFDRKKQYDFVEKLSGGELKRLYLCTVLIQNPNFLILDEPTNDLDVLTLNVLESFLLDYPGNLLVVSHDRYFMDKIVDHLFVFEEDGLITDFPGNYSDYRTYEDSQPNTASAVVVTDKSTSANDNIKATSTSKETLSYNEKQEFRKLEKDISKLEKQKEAIELQFLNNEVESDKIDEVSQQLQQIIDSIASKEERWLEISMKME, encoded by the coding sequence GTGAACTACCTATCTGTTGAAAATATTTCTAAATCTTACGGCGAGCGAGTGCTCTTTGAAGATATTTCTTTTGGTATTAATAAAGACCAAAAAATTGCCTTTGTCGCCAAAAATGGTACAGGTAAAACTTCCATTTTAAATATTATAACAGGTAATGATACTCCAGACACTGGTCAAGTAGTCTCTAGAAAAGATTTACGAATTGCCTATTTATCTCAAACTGATGAACTCAATGAGGAGCAAACCATAGAAGAAGCTATTTTTAGTTCTGATAATCCTATTTTAAAGGTAATTCATCAATATGAAAATGCATTGAAGAATCCCGATGATTCGGAAGCCTATCAAAAAGCATTTGACTTGATGGACCAACATCAAGCATGGGACTTTGAAACCCAATACAATCAAATCTTATTCAAATTAAAGCTAGAAGATTTAAGTATTAAAGTCAGTAATTTATCGGGTGGACAAAGAAAAAGACTCTCATTAGCCATAATATTGATTAGCAAGCCTGATTTATTGATCTTAGATGAGCCTACAAACCATTTAGACTTGGAGATGATAGAGTGGTTAGAAAACTACTTTAAAAAGGAAAAAATCACCTTATTTATGGTAACGCATGATAGGTATTTTCTAGAACGCGTTTGTAATGAAATTATAGAGTTAGACGAAGGTCAACTTTACACATATAAAGGTAATTATTCTTATTATTTAGAAAAAAAAGAAGAACGTATTGCTATTGAGCAAACTACCGTTGGTAAAGCCAAAAACCTGTTTAAAAAGGAATTAGACTGGATGCGTCGTCAACCTAAGGCAAGAACAACCAAGTCTAAATCGAGAATTGACGACTTTTATCAAATAAAAGAAAAAGCCAGTCAACGACGAAATGATCACAAAGTTCAGTTGGAAATCAGCATGGAGCGTTTAGGGAGTAAGATTTTGGAATTACATAATATTTCTAAAGCTTTTGATGACAAAGTTGTTTTAGACAAGTTTGAATATGTTTTTAAACGAGGAGAACGCATTGGTATTATTGGAAAGAATGGTACTGGTAAATCTACCTTTTTAAATATGATAACTGGTAAAATGCCAGTAGATTCTGGTAAAGTTATTCTAGGTGAAACGGTAAAATTTGGCTACTATACCCAATCGGGAATTCATGTTAAAGAAGGCCAAAAAGTAATTGAGGTCATTAAAGAATTTGGTGAATACATTCCGCTTGCAAAAGGACAGAAAATATCTGCTGGTGGTCTATTAGAACGTTTTTTATTCGACAGAAAGAAACAATACGATTTTGTTGAAAAACTATCTGGAGGAGAGTTAAAAAGACTCTACTTGTGTACTGTTTTAATTCAAAATCCTAATTTTTTAATTTTAGATGAACCTACCAATGATTTAGATGTATTGACTCTAAATGTCTTAGAAAGCTTTTTATTAGATTACCCTGGAAATTTATTAGTGGTTTCACACGATAGGTATTTTATGGATAAAATAGTAGATCACTTATTTGTTTTCGAAGAGGATGGTTTAATTACTGATTTTCCGGGTAATTATTCTGACTATAGAACATATGAAGATTCACAACCAAATACTGCTTCGGCGGTTGTAGTTACAGATAAAAGTACTTCGGCTAATGATAATATAAAAGCCACGTCAACTAGTAAGGAAACGTTATCGTATAACGAAAAACAAGAATTTCGAAAATTAGAAAAGGATATTTCAAAATTAGAAAAACAAAAAGAGGCGATTGAATTACAATTTTTGAACAATGAGGTAGAAAGTGATAAAATTGATGAAGTTTCTCAACAATTACAGCAAATTATTGACAGTATAGCTTCTAAAGAAGAACGTTGGTTAGAAATTTCTATGAAGATGGAATAG